A single Vigna radiata var. radiata cultivar VC1973A chromosome 8, Vradiata_ver6, whole genome shotgun sequence DNA region contains:
- the LOC106772707 gene encoding uncharacterized protein ycf45 → MRALNSHVLLIDLHYHPHVPTSALAYLRNSHFISPLRRRPTRLRCTASPEIRRPSSDRLYGSSPSTSRPEDLSLFLELLPLKMRRELYRHREIGGLIEVVMDLGRKPLARFPSGDWVISEQPIEHEDLRHAISKVGEFSDDNRSGIDRSLHRISAIRNRKMQIIGLTCRVGRAVSGSAGIIRDLIEDGGSILVIGPPGVGKTTLIREIARMLADEFRKRVVIVDTSNEIGGDGDVPHAGIGRARRMQVPNVNLQHNVMIEAVENHMPETIIIDEIGTELEALAASTIAQRGVQLVGTAHGMTIENIIKNPYLQILVGGIESVTLGDEEARKRKVQKTILERKGPPTFSCAVEMISKTECRVHHRLDATVDAILAGKPPLFEVRQWDDYAKDLENYAPVPEENLRETSGLTNNDITSSDSESGKGDKDHAPTWSTKWSTRGPVMKRSSPMQVYTHKILEADLLQVSKVMGLEDVIDVTDDIGTADAILATGSEIRQNPWIRGVAKFHHVPVFVIKSNTMAQMVKAVRMILGLESFGRTTNKPLNDCLDIEIEDDEPKRKPSLEEIDALEEVRLAIEYIVIPGGEAVELLPRRSEIIALQLELVQSYQLAAEKSGTEQNPRLQILPLRINTKKPSKSTTSVARKKTTPTSASTGGSSNGISVTRLPILPE, encoded by the exons atgagggCGCTGAATTCGCACGTGCTCCTTATAGATCTCCATTACCACCCTCACGTGCCAACCTCAGCCCTCGCCTACCTCAGAAACTCCCACTTCATATCCCCTCTCCGTCGACGACCAACCCGTCTCCGATGTACGGCTTCGCCGGAGATTCGTCGTCCCTCCTCCGACCGCTTATACGGCTCCTCGCCCTCCACTTCGCGCCCGGAGGACCTCAGCCTCTTCCTCGAACTTCTCCCTCTGAAGATGCGAAGGGAGCTCTATCGCCACCGCGAAATTGGAGGCCTCATAGAGGTCGTCATGGATTTGGGGAGAAAACCTCTTGCCAGGTTTCCCTCCGGCGATTGGGTTATCTCCGAACAACCCATCGAGCACGAAGATTTGCGCCACGCCATTTCCAAG GTTGGTGAGTTTTCTGATGACAACCGGTCGGGTATTGATAGGTCGTTGCATCGGATAAGTGCCATTCGGAATCGGAAAATGCAAATCATTGGGCTTACTTGTCGAGTGGGTCGCGCTGTGAGTGGTAGTGCTGGAATCATACGTGATTTGATTGAGGATGGAGGTTCTATCTTGGTGATTGGACCTCCTGGAGTCGGTAAAACAACTTTGATTAG AGAGATTGCTAGGATGCTGGCAGATGAGTTCAGGAAGCGTGTTGTAATAGTGGATACATCTAATGAAATTGGAGGGGATGGAGATGTTCCTCATGCAGGAATAGGCAGAGCCAGACGGATGCAAGTTCCAAATGTGAATCTTCAGCATAAT GTTATGATTGAAGCAGTTGAAAATCACATGCCTGAAACCATTATAATTGATGAAATTGGAACAGAGCTTGAAGCATTGGCAGCCAGTACCATTGCTCAAAGAGGAGTTCAATTGGTTGGAACCGCACATGGAATGACCAttgaaaacataataaaaaatccTTATTTACAGATTCTTGTTGGTGGCATAGAG AGCGTTACCCTTGGGGATGAGGAAGCCAGGAAGAGGAAAGTGCAGAAGACAATTCTTGAAAGGAAAGGACCCCCAACGTTTTCATGTGCTGTTGAGATGATATCTAAAACAGAATGCCGTGTTCATCATAGATTAGATGCAACTGTGGATGCCATTTTGGCAG GCAAACCTCCATTGTTTGAAGTCCGTCAATGGGATGATTATGCCAAGGATTTGGAAAACTATGCTCCAGTGCCTGAAGAGAATCTTAGAGAAACATCTGGTTTAACTAACAATGATATCACAAGTTCTGACAGTGAATCTGGTAAGGGTGATAAAGACCATGCACCTACTTGGTCCACAAAATGGAGTACTCGTGGACCTGTGATGAAGAGAAGTTCACCAATGCAAGTTTATACTCATAAG ATTCTCGAAGCTGATCTATTACAAGTATCAAAGGTAATGGGGCTTGAAGATGTAATAGATGTGACTGATGACATTGGAACTGCTGATGCAATTCTTGCGACTGGTTCTGAGATACGACAGAACCCATGGATCCGTGGCGTAGCAAAGTTCCATCATGTGCCAGTATTTGTTATCAAG TCCAATACCATGGCTCAAATGGTCAAGGCAGTACGAATGATCCTTGGGCTAGAATCCTTTGGCCGTACAACAAATAAGCCATTAAATGACTGCTTGGATATTGAAATTGAGGATGATGAGCCGAAACGAAAACCATCTCTGGAAGAGATTGATGCCTTGGAG GAGGTNCGGCTTGCAATAGAGTACATTGTGATTCCTGGTGGAGAGGCTGTGGAACTTCTTCCTAGACGTTCTGAAATTATTGCCCTCCAGCTTGAACTTGTGCAAAGCTATCAGTTGGCTGCTGAAAAGTCAGGTACAGAACAGAACCCCAGGTTACAGATTCTTCCCTTGAGGATAAATACCAAAAAACCCTCCAAATCTACAACTTCTGTTGCCCGCAAGAAAACAACTCCCACCTCAGCTTCTA